From the genome of Leptospira saintgironsiae, one region includes:
- a CDS encoding SRPBCC family protein encodes MKAEVSVVGKEIIGIKTFDAPRELVWDAWTDPKHVAIWWGPNGFTNTIHEMSVKPGGIWRFIMHGPDGVDYPNRIEFIEVVKPEKLVYDHGDDSNPKQFHVTVLFEEEGSKTKLTMRSRFPSEEDVKNVADFALDGLRETLGRLENFLGKK; translated from the coding sequence ATGAAAGCAGAAGTTTCAGTCGTTGGAAAAGAAATTATAGGAATTAAAACTTTTGATGCCCCAAGAGAATTAGTTTGGGATGCTTGGACTGACCCAAAACACGTGGCGATCTGGTGGGGACCAAACGGTTTTACGAATACAATTCATGAAATGAGCGTAAAACCCGGAGGGATCTGGAGATTTATAATGCATGGTCCGGATGGAGTAGATTACCCAAACCGTATCGAATTTATAGAAGTAGTAAAACCTGAAAAATTGGTCTATGATCATGGCGACGATTCTAATCCAAAACAATTCCATGTGACTGTTCTTTTCGAAGAAGAAGGTTCCAAAACCAAACTTACAATGAGATCCAGATTCCCGAGCGAAGAAGATGTTAAAAATGTTGCAGATTTCGCGCTGGATGGACTTAGGGAAACTCTTGGCCGTCTAGAAAATTTCTTGGGAAAGAAGTAA
- a CDS encoding MFS transporter — translation MSETKTENTPKATKKEWIGLAVIALPCLLYAMDLTVLYLAAPQLSADLNPTPSQQLWIMDIYGFLVAGFLVIMGNLGDRIGRRKLLLYGAAAFGVASVLAAFSPSSEILILTRAILGITAATLAPSTLSLIRNMFLDPAERTFAIGIWGMSFSLGGAIGPLAGGVLLEYFWWGSVFLMSVPVMILLLIVGPKLLPEFKDPNAGKMDLPSAILSLISVLSIIYGLKQIAENGWGVVPTLTILAGLLIGTIFIKRQTTLADPMIDLQLFKLPAFTAAVVGNTMTIFVGLGAFLFISQYLQLVLGLSPLEAGLWTLPGALGNIVGSLTIHMIVRIMRPLYVLLGGLVLLAIGMYLYTLINAENGIWMIIAGSLIMSFGICTVVILGTDIIVSSAPPERAGAAASISETAAEFGGVLGIAVLGSIGVAIFKSRINSIELPGLTPQQWESSHNTLASAVAVAKELPEPSRQILLSTAQGAFTDSLHFISLLGVGISIALAFVIFFILKDRKEPEANAETAELEKAAR, via the coding sequence ATGTCTGAAACTAAAACTGAAAACACACCAAAAGCCACTAAAAAAGAGTGGATCGGCTTAGCAGTAATTGCACTGCCTTGCTTGTTATATGCAATGGATTTAACGGTTCTTTATCTGGCGGCTCCTCAATTGTCCGCAGACCTAAATCCTACTCCTTCTCAACAATTATGGATCATGGATATCTATGGATTTTTAGTCGCAGGATTTCTTGTGATCATGGGAAATCTTGGAGATAGAATTGGTCGTCGTAAACTTCTTCTTTATGGAGCAGCAGCATTCGGAGTAGCATCCGTTCTTGCGGCATTTTCTCCTAGTTCCGAAATTTTGATTCTGACCCGTGCGATTTTAGGGATCACGGCAGCAACTTTGGCTCCTTCTACTTTATCATTAATTCGTAATATGTTTTTGGATCCTGCGGAAAGGACATTTGCGATCGGTATTTGGGGAATGAGCTTTTCTTTAGGCGGAGCGATCGGTCCCCTTGCAGGCGGGGTTCTATTGGAATATTTCTGGTGGGGTTCTGTTTTTTTGATGAGCGTTCCGGTTATGATCCTTCTTCTTATCGTTGGACCTAAACTTCTTCCTGAATTCAAAGATCCTAATGCTGGCAAGATGGATCTGCCTAGCGCAATCCTATCCCTAATATCTGTGCTCTCTATCATCTATGGTTTAAAACAAATAGCAGAGAATGGTTGGGGAGTCGTCCCTACTCTTACGATACTTGCCGGACTTTTGATTGGGACAATCTTCATCAAAAGACAAACTACTCTTGCAGATCCGATGATAGATCTTCAATTATTCAAACTTCCCGCGTTCACCGCTGCAGTTGTAGGAAATACCATGACAATTTTTGTTGGTTTGGGAGCTTTCTTGTTCATTTCCCAATATTTACAATTGGTTCTAGGGCTTTCTCCTTTAGAAGCAGGGCTCTGGACTCTCCCGGGAGCATTAGGTAATATTGTCGGATCTCTTACCATCCATATGATCGTTCGTATTATGCGCCCGTTATATGTATTGTTAGGCGGTTTAGTATTACTCGCGATCGGAATGTATTTGTATACTCTGATCAATGCCGAAAACGGGATCTGGATGATCATCGCAGGATCTCTCATCATGTCTTTTGGGATCTGTACCGTTGTAATTTTAGGAACTGATATCATCGTTAGCTCTGCACCTCCAGAAAGAGCAGGAGCTGCAGCTTCTATTTCGGAAACAGCCGCTGAATTCGGTGGGGTTTTAGGAATCGCAGTACTTGGAAGTATAGGCGTTGCTATCTTCAAATCCAGGATCAATTCAATTGAGCTTCCTGGACTTACTCCCCAACAATGGGAAAGTTCTCATAATACTTTAGCTTCTGCGGTAGCCGTGGCAAAAGAACTCCCGGAACCAAGTAGACAAATACTACTTAGCACTGCCCAAGGTGCATTCACTGATTCATTACATTTCATATCTCTCTTGGGCGTGGGGATCTCTATCGCTTTGGCATTCGTGATCTTCTTCATCTTAAAGGATAGAAAAGAACCGGAAGCGAATGCAGAAACAGCAGAATTAGAAAAAGCAGCAAGATAA
- a CDS encoding ArsR/SmtB family transcription factor — MVKYDTQSDRLSNTFAALADPTRREILLYLVSGEATVKELAEPFNMSLPGISKHLKVLEKAGLIERGREAQWRPCKIRPDGLKEASGWLDHYRHFWEESLDRLDAYLQQLQAKNKESEK; from the coding sequence ATGGTTAAATACGACACACAATCCGATCGACTGAGTAATACTTTTGCAGCTCTGGCAGACCCAACAAGAAGGGAGATCCTTCTCTATTTGGTCTCCGGAGAAGCAACTGTTAAGGAATTGGCGGAACCTTTCAATATGAGTCTGCCCGGTATTTCTAAACACCTAAAGGTTTTGGAAAAAGCTGGGCTGATTGAAAGGGGAAGAGAGGCGCAATGGAGGCCTTGTAAGATTCGACCGGACGGTCTAAAAGAAGCTTCCGGTTGGTTAGATCATTACCGTCATTTCTGGGAAGAAAGTTTGGATCGTTTGGATGCATATCTACAACAACTCCAAGCCAAAAACAAAGAGTCGGAAAAATAG
- a CDS encoding DUF2283 domain-containing protein, whose protein sequence is MKITHYPETDSIYIDLANRPSAETREVNTDLNIDLDAEGKLVGIDIHGNASQYVDLSSFHIETLET, encoded by the coding sequence ATGAAAATTACCCATTACCCTGAAACTGATTCTATCTATATCGATTTGGCTAATCGTCCTTCTGCTGAAACGAGGGAAGTGAATACGGATCTAAATATCGATTTAGATGCAGAAGGGAAGCTTGTTGGGATCGATATTCATGGAAATGCATCTCAATACGTAGACCTTTCTTCTTTTCATATCGAGACCTTGGAAACCTAA
- the fliN gene encoding flagellar motor switch protein FliN, with amino-acid sequence MGEGSLSQEEIDALLAGANDSFDPGSSMAAGGGSKEAAGLSPVDRDLLSDFLSHCFMTAGNTLAAILSKTSNFMNPTSEAKSRKDVEAELKSNTFLLYSTYSGNLNGRVVLAMGADNAARIANMMMGGFDSGGLDEGQLQTLRDSLTPIMGALQSQIAAKTGGGVNGSPAETRHVTSPAALVLPEGDPLVRTFFNLAIEGLPSFRIQFLLSLSMANDILSLSKRSGGGGGGDYGGGGYQGGMGGGGISQVGMKGVSFPNLATASGSQGTPNLNLLMDVQMSVTVELGRTKMYIKDILGLGEGSIIELDKLAGEPVDLLVNGKLIAKGEVVVIDENFGVRVTDIVSPADRIKPESGGG; translated from the coding sequence ATGGGTGAAGGATCCCTTTCCCAGGAAGAAATAGACGCCCTTTTAGCGGGTGCAAACGATTCATTTGATCCAGGCAGTAGCATGGCTGCCGGAGGCGGGTCCAAGGAAGCTGCCGGTTTATCTCCGGTAGATAGGGACCTTCTGTCTGATTTTCTCTCTCATTGTTTTATGACTGCGGGAAATACCTTAGCAGCCATTCTTTCCAAAACTTCTAACTTCATGAATCCAACTTCCGAGGCAAAATCTCGGAAAGATGTAGAAGCGGAACTTAAGTCCAATACGTTTTTATTATATTCTACCTATTCAGGAAATTTGAATGGTAGGGTGGTTCTTGCGATGGGCGCGGATAATGCGGCTCGTATTGCAAATATGATGATGGGCGGCTTCGATTCGGGTGGTCTGGACGAGGGCCAGCTCCAAACTTTAAGAGATAGTTTGACTCCTATTATGGGGGCTCTTCAATCTCAGATCGCTGCTAAGACTGGCGGCGGAGTAAATGGTTCTCCTGCAGAAACTAGACATGTAACTTCTCCTGCTGCACTCGTGCTTCCTGAAGGTGATCCACTTGTAAGGACATTCTTTAACTTAGCAATCGAAGGACTTCCTTCTTTTAGGATTCAGTTCCTTCTTTCTTTATCGATGGCAAATGATATTCTCTCTCTTTCCAAAAGGTCCGGAGGAGGAGGGGGAGGCGACTATGGTGGCGGTGGCTACCAAGGCGGAATGGGCGGCGGCGGAATTTCCCAAGTAGGAATGAAGGGAGTTTCTTTCCCGAACCTTGCTACTGCAAGTGGCTCTCAAGGTACTCCGAATTTAAATCTTCTCATGGACGTTCAGATGTCTGTGACTGTGGAACTCGGAAGAACTAAGATGTATATTAAAGATATCTTAGGCTTGGGAGAAGGTTCCATTATCGAGTTGGATAAACTTGCGGGTGAACCTGTGGACCTTTTGGTGAACGGCAAGCTGATTGCGAAGGGAGAGGTCGTGGTCATCGACGAAAACTTCGGTGTGCGTGTAACGGATATCGTAAGTCCGGCCGATAGGATCAAGCCGGAGTCGGGAGGCGGATGA
- the fliO gene encoding flagellar biosynthetic protein FliO, translating into MSRIFQTIHSFFSGFGSFALAFGVFCILSGIAGGLYSQGSEREQMDEVLKRELGTVDKKTTESSAPSTPKQEEKKETATDSAPNPVEERYKPISDGPSLAGILFRIVLVLGILCGAAYWVLRTLAKSREGSLPVRGEMNLLGSLNLGTNKQLQIVEVTGQIFVLGVADNGINLISEITDTETKSRLQRMRDEFKPPEGGFLVTALEQLKDLNIRLTGKSEDEEQTLRQTPGERKEKQRKLKEKLDEIKKERNNLENGLFDLN; encoded by the coding sequence ATGAGCCGAATTTTTCAAACGATCCATTCGTTTTTTTCAGGATTCGGCTCCTTCGCTTTGGCGTTCGGAGTCTTTTGTATTTTATCGGGTATCGCTGGAGGATTATACTCCCAAGGTTCCGAAAGAGAACAAATGGACGAAGTTCTTAAAAGAGAACTGGGCACTGTTGATAAAAAAACTACCGAGTCTTCGGCACCTTCTACTCCTAAACAAGAAGAGAAGAAGGAAACGGCAACTGACTCAGCACCGAATCCTGTGGAAGAAAGATATAAGCCTATTTCAGATGGGCCAAGTCTCGCAGGGATTTTATTCAGGATCGTTCTTGTACTCGGAATTCTTTGTGGGGCTGCGTATTGGGTTTTAAGAACTCTCGCAAAATCCAGAGAGGGTTCTCTTCCAGTTAGGGGAGAAATGAATCTTCTGGGAAGTTTGAACTTGGGCACGAACAAACAGCTCCAGATTGTAGAAGTGACTGGGCAAATTTTCGTGTTGGGTGTGGCGGATAACGGTATTAATTTAATCTCCGAAATTACGGATACGGAGACTAAGTCGAGGCTCCAGAGAATGAGAGACGAATTTAAACCTCCTGAAGGTGGTTTTTTGGTCACTGCTTTGGAACAATTAAAGGATTTGAATATTCGTCTGACAGGAAAATCGGAAGATGAAGAACAGACTCTTCGCCAAACTCCGGGTGAAAGAAAAGAGAAACAGAGAAAACTCAAAGAGAAGTTAGACGAAATTAAGAAGGAAAGGAATAATCTGGAGAACGGATTATTCGATTTGAACTAG
- the fliP gene encoding flagellar type III secretion system pore protein FliP (The bacterial flagellar biogenesis protein FliP forms a type III secretion system (T3SS)-type pore required for flagellar assembly.), translating into MRHKSVMWKILSGVLLFAVLIIAIPEDIFSQANTPRIPIPNLNINVNEAKGPRETSLSLMILFLVTILSLAPAIVMSLTSFTKIVIVLDFVRRALSIQNLPPNQVMVGLALFMTFFIMAPTLNIVYEKGLNPYMEGKIDTNEFFDKSMIPLREFMMRQIGTSGAKDVALFLKIGKVENVESFDDVPNYVLIPAFMLSEIKKAFWIGIIIFIPFIVVDLVVASALLSMGLNMLPPVMVSLPFKLILFVLVDGWNLIVYELVRSYK; encoded by the coding sequence ATGAGACATAAATCGGTTATGTGGAAGATACTTTCAGGAGTCCTTCTTTTTGCCGTTTTGATCATTGCAATCCCGGAAGATATATTCTCCCAAGCAAATACACCTAGGATTCCTATCCCAAATCTGAATATCAATGTGAATGAAGCAAAAGGTCCTAGAGAAACAAGTCTCTCTTTGATGATCTTGTTTTTGGTCACAATTCTTTCTTTGGCTCCTGCCATCGTGATGTCTTTGACTTCTTTCACTAAAATAGTAATCGTTTTAGATTTTGTGAGAAGGGCACTTTCTATCCAGAACCTTCCGCCTAATCAGGTAATGGTGGGGCTCGCGTTATTTATGACCTTCTTCATTATGGCGCCTACCTTAAATATCGTGTACGAGAAAGGTTTGAATCCGTACATGGAAGGTAAGATTGATACAAACGAATTTTTTGATAAGTCCATGATCCCTCTCAGAGAATTTATGATGAGGCAGATTGGGACAAGTGGAGCCAAGGATGTGGCTCTATTTTTAAAAATCGGAAAAGTAGAGAATGTAGAATCATTCGATGATGTTCCGAATTACGTTCTGATTCCCGCATTTATGCTTTCGGAGATAAAGAAGGCCTTTTGGATCGGGATCATCATATTTATTCCGTTTATCGTAGTGGATCTTGTGGTTGCTTCTGCACTTCTTTCCATGGGTTTGAATATGCTTCCTCCTGTGATGGTGAGTTTGCCGTTTAAATTGATCTTATTCGTTCTTGTGGATGGTTGGAATTTAATCGTCTACGAGCTCGTAAGGAGTTATAAATGA
- the fliQ gene encoding flagellar biosynthesis protein FliQ — MTEVDAITLIRDALFVTLKLSSPILLTAMVVGLIIGILQTTTSIQEPTIAFVPKLLSIFAVIVIFAGWMLQTMTDYTRDLFLMIEKF, encoded by the coding sequence ATGACGGAAGTAGATGCAATCACTCTGATCAGAGACGCATTGTTTGTGACTCTGAAACTTTCTTCTCCTATCTTGCTAACTGCAATGGTAGTGGGTCTGATCATAGGTATTTTACAAACCACAACTTCAATACAAGAGCCTACAATTGCTTTTGTTCCTAAGTTATTATCCATTTTTGCAGTGATCGTGATCTTTGCGGGTTGGATGCTTCAGACAATGACAGATTATACCAGGGATCTTTTCCTGATGATAGAGAAGTTTTAG
- the fliR gene encoding flagellar biosynthetic protein FliR, whose translation MEYFIGNFQVFLLILARIVGLLSVAPVFSFASITFAQRMTLGFLIAVILFPVSASFVPPIPGNMADYGLVVMAEVLIGILMGFLVSLVFSSFQMAGEFFNVQLGFGYAEILDPISQTSLPVISTLKNMLGMLLFLSLGAYRFLFESLVYSFEKVQVLKLVPEIQDGFYKAMEEAIGAMFLVAFKISLPILGVLFLVTVSEALMGKAAPQLNILQLSFPIKIAIGLVVMILIVPFLITQMDNAFQLSFEKMNLMLKGWPN comes from the coding sequence ATGGAATACTTTATTGGAAATTTCCAAGTGTTTCTTCTGATCCTGGCGAGGATCGTGGGGCTTCTATCTGTGGCTCCTGTGTTTTCCTTTGCCTCAATCACTTTTGCTCAAAGGATGACTCTTGGTTTTCTAATCGCTGTAATTTTATTTCCTGTAAGTGCATCCTTTGTTCCTCCGATCCCAGGTAATATGGCTGATTATGGTTTAGTTGTGATGGCCGAGGTTCTGATCGGTATCCTCATGGGATTTTTAGTGAGCTTGGTATTTTCATCCTTCCAGATGGCTGGAGAATTTTTTAACGTCCAACTTGGTTTCGGTTACGCTGAGATCTTGGATCCAATTTCCCAAACAAGCCTTCCTGTGATCAGTACTCTTAAAAATATGTTGGGCATGCTCCTGTTTCTTTCATTGGGAGCTTACCGTTTTCTATTCGAAAGTTTGGTATATTCTTTTGAGAAGGTGCAAGTTCTGAAACTTGTTCCTGAGATCCAAGACGGTTTTTATAAGGCTATGGAAGAAGCGATTGGTGCTATGTTCCTAGTCGCTTTCAAAATTTCTCTGCCTATACTTGGAGTTTTATTCTTAGTTACTGTTTCAGAAGCGTTGATGGGGAAAGCAGCTCCTCAATTAAATATTCTTCAGCTTAGCTTTCCGATCAAGATCGCGATTGGCCTTGTGGTCATGATCCTAATTGTTCCGTTTTTGATTACTCAGATGGATAATGCATTCCAGCTCTCTTTCGAGAAAATGAATCTAATGCTGAAAGGATGGCCAAACTAA
- a CDS encoding EscU/YscU/HrcU family type III secretion system export apparatus switch protein, with product MGSFWKKIQEFFSKTVLLEFQHTIAHTQPIPAAAPFRIDLQLFAAEDEGRTQPASERRRREEREKGNVPKSPEVASAIVLLAGIVLMYLMGEYFFMRSYYLLRKYFFGIRSANVISSETVSALLNNALVDITQLLLPLMGITVVAAIVGNVVQTGFLFAPRALAFNFGRIRPNFKKVLPNRQTLFGLAKSLVKVAAIAWVSYFVIEKDFFKILMLGNMGLEESVALITYTAFKIFMVVGILLLAISVGDYFFQRYEYEEALKMTPSESKREMKEQDGDPSLQARRRQMARDQIKKSKMLAEVPKADVVITNPTHFAVALEYKPNKHRAPVVIAKGVDDFALRIIRVAKANDIVTVEDRPMARTLYDEVEIGQEVPAKFYTALSVIFTKLESFRKAFRNAS from the coding sequence ATGGGATCCTTTTGGAAGAAGATACAGGAATTTTTCTCTAAGACTGTCTTGTTGGAATTCCAACATACGATTGCGCACACTCAGCCAATTCCTGCTGCTGCTCCTTTCCGAATTGATCTGCAATTATTCGCAGCAGAGGACGAGGGACGTACACAACCAGCCAGCGAAAGAAGAAGAAGGGAAGAAAGAGAAAAAGGAAATGTTCCTAAAAGCCCTGAGGTCGCTTCTGCGATCGTTCTATTAGCGGGTATTGTACTAATGTATCTTATGGGAGAATATTTTTTCATGAGATCTTATTATCTTTTGAGAAAATATTTTTTCGGAATACGTTCTGCGAATGTGATTAGTTCTGAAACTGTAAGTGCACTTTTGAATAATGCTCTTGTGGATATTACTCAGCTGCTTCTTCCTTTAATGGGAATCACAGTGGTCGCTGCGATCGTAGGTAATGTTGTCCAAACAGGATTTTTATTCGCACCTAGAGCACTTGCATTCAATTTCGGCCGGATACGTCCTAATTTCAAAAAGGTACTTCCGAATCGTCAGACATTATTCGGCTTAGCAAAATCATTAGTCAAAGTGGCTGCAATCGCTTGGGTTTCTTATTTTGTAATAGAGAAGGACTTCTTCAAGATACTAATGCTCGGAAATATGGGGCTTGAAGAATCAGTAGCTTTAATCACTTACACAGCATTTAAAATTTTTATGGTAGTGGGGATACTCCTTCTTGCGATCAGTGTTGGGGATTACTTCTTCCAAAGATATGAATACGAAGAAGCACTCAAAATGACTCCTTCTGAATCCAAAAGAGAGATGAAGGAACAAGATGGGGACCCTTCTTTACAGGCCAGAAGAAGACAAATGGCCAGAGACCAGATCAAAAAAAGCAAGATGCTGGCAGAAGTTCCCAAAGCAGATGTGGTCATTACAAATCCGACTCACTTTGCAGTGGCATTAGAGTATAAACCTAATAAACACAGAGCACCTGTTGTGATCGCAAAGGGTGTGGACGATTTCGCATTACGTATTATCCGGGTGGCAAAGGCGAATGATATCGTCACAGTGGAAGACCGCCCAATGGCAAGGACACTTTATGATGAGGTGGAAATTGGCCAGGAAGTTCCTGCCAAATTCTATACCGCACTTAGCGTGATCTTTACAAAACTCGAATCTTTCCGGAAAGCGTTCCGAAACGCTTCTTAG